The Methanofollis sp. UBA420 genome contains a region encoding:
- a CDS encoding class I SAM-dependent DNA methyltransferase — MAPEPITQAALEKYLWGAAVLLRGYIDASDYKQYIFPLLYFKRICDCYDEETERALAACGEVFPEDHRFVVPEGAHWRDVRAVTEDVGVAVQEAMHRIEDANRETLAGIFGDTSWTNKNFLSDATLRDLVEHFSSETLSLAHVPQDELGQGYEYLIKKFADDSGHTAAEFYTNRTLVRLMTQMLDPQEGESVYDPTCGSAGMLLVAALQVREQGKEYRSLRLFGQEINLITSSIGRTNLLLHGIEDCTIVRGDTLAGPAFVEQDRLQTFDCILANPPYSISRWDREAFSSDRWGRNLFGVPPQGRADYAFFQHIIRSMDPATGRCAILFPHGVLFRDAEREMRRRIVEADLIECVLGLGPNLFYNSPMEACVIVCRMQKPPARQGRVLFINAVDEVTHEKAQSFLESRHIEKILAAYLSDEDVEGFSRSVPVEEILAKDANLSIPRYIARCDDGAVTPTFAGVYEEWAEYATEKSDAMEELRAVLKEVGLDG, encoded by the coding sequence ATGGCGCCTGAACCAATCACCCAGGCCGCACTGGAGAAGTATCTCTGGGGGGCGGCGGTGCTGCTCAGGGGCTATATCGATGCGAGCGACTATAAGCAGTACATCTTCCCGCTGCTCTACTTCAAGCGGATCTGCGACTGTTACGACGAGGAGACGGAGCGGGCGCTGGCGGCGTGCGGCGAGGTCTTCCCTGAGGACCACCGCTTCGTGGTGCCGGAGGGGGCGCACTGGCGTGATGTCCGGGCGGTGACCGAGGATGTGGGGGTGGCGGTCCAGGAGGCGATGCACCGGATCGAGGACGCGAACAGGGAGACGCTTGCCGGGATCTTCGGGGACACGTCGTGGACGAACAAGAACTTCCTCTCCGACGCGACGCTCCGCGATCTGGTGGAGCATTTCTCGTCCGAGACGCTCTCCCTTGCCCATGTGCCGCAGGACGAACTGGGGCAGGGCTACGAGTATCTGATCAAGAAGTTTGCTGACGATTCGGGGCATACGGCGGCGGAGTTCTACACGAACCGGACTCTGGTGCGGTTGATGACGCAGATGCTCGACCCGCAGGAGGGGGAGTCGGTGTACGATCCTACCTGCGGGAGCGCGGGGATGCTTCTTGTCGCCGCCCTGCAGGTGCGGGAGCAGGGGAAGGAGTACCGGAGTCTGCGTCTCTTCGGACAGGAGATCAACCTGATCACGTCCTCGATCGGGCGGACGAACCTCCTGCTCCACGGTATCGAGGACTGCACGATTGTGCGGGGCGACACCCTGGCGGGCCCGGCGTTTGTGGAGCAGGACCGTCTGCAGACCTTTGACTGTATTCTTGCCAATCCGCCGTACTCGATCTCGCGCTGGGACAGGGAGGCGTTTTCGAGTGACCGCTGGGGCCGGAACCTCTTCGGGGTGCCGCCGCAGGGGCGTGCGGACTACGCCTTTTTCCAGCATATCATCAGGAGCATGGACCCGGCGACAGGGCGGTGTGCGATCCTCTTCCCGCATGGGGTGCTCTTCCGCGATGCGGAGAGAGAGATGCGTCGTCGGATCGTGGAGGCCGACCTGATCGAGTGTGTGCTGGGCCTCGGGCCGAACCTCTTCTACAACTCGCCGATGGAGGCGTGCGTGATCGTGTGCCGGATGCAGAAACCGCCTGCACGACAGGGCCGGGTCCTCTTCATCAACGCGGTGGACGAGGTGACCCATGAGAAGGCGCAGAGTTTCCTGGAGTCCCGGCATATCGAGAAGATCCTGGCGGCCTACCTGAGCGACGAGGATGTCGAGGGATTTTCCCGCTCTGTGCCGGTCGAGGAGATCCTGGCGAAGGACGCGAACCTGAGCATCCCCCGGTATATCGCCCGGTGCGATGACGGGGCGGTGACACCGACGTTTGCAGGGGTGTATGAGGAGTGGGCGGAGTATGCGACGGAGAAGAGCGACGCGATGGAAGAACTGCGTGCAGTGCTGAAGGAGGTGGGGCTGGATGGGTGA
- a CDS encoding class I SAM-dependent DNA methyltransferase — MDPHEQNTLSLSELESWLFEAANILRGPIDAADFKTYIFPLLFLKRICDVYDEEYDLAVAEADGNIEEAEYRENFRFLIPTGCHWKTIRGQSEDIGKAIQDAMRCIEHANEKTLSQIFGDVQWSNKERLSDALLKNLIEHFSEKNLSNASVEPDIAGRAYEYLIKKFADESNKAAGEFYTPRMVITLMMRILKPQERESIYDPAVGTAGMLLEALSYVQEHGGDINLLHLYGQEKNMTTSSIARMNLILHGREDFQIVRGDTLRNPAFVEQDRLQTFDCVVANPPFSLKKWGEEVWEHDPYGRNFAGMPPQSYGDFAWVQHMIASMAKPNGRMAIVLPQGALFRKGAEGRIRKALLEMDLLEAVIGLGPNLFYGTTLAACILVFRWQKEERLRGRVLFIDASDEYQKGRNQNQLCPEHVGRISAWYEGCQDVPGAVRVATLDEIRGEDHNLNISLYVEPVVEEDPMTVEEGLTRVKDAAAACTEAEERLKRLLAEEGVV, encoded by the coding sequence ATGGATCCACACGAACAGAACACCCTTTCACTCTCAGAACTGGAATCATGGCTCTTTGAGGCCGCGAACATCCTCCGCGGCCCGATCGACGCGGCTGATTTCAAGACTTACATCTTCCCCCTCCTCTTCCTGAAGCGGATCTGCGATGTTTACGACGAAGAATACGATCTGGCTGTTGCAGAGGCCGATGGGAATATCGAGGAGGCGGAGTACAGGGAGAACTTCCGTTTCCTGATCCCCACGGGCTGCCACTGGAAGACTATCCGGGGACAGAGCGAGGATATCGGGAAGGCGATCCAGGACGCGATGCGGTGTATCGAGCACGCAAACGAGAAGACGCTCAGCCAGATCTTCGGAGATGTGCAGTGGTCGAACAAGGAGCGCCTCTCCGATGCCCTGCTCAAGAACCTGATCGAGCACTTCTCGGAAAAAAACCTCTCAAATGCCTCTGTGGAGCCCGACATCGCCGGGAGGGCCTATGAGTATCTCATCAAGAAATTTGCGGACGAGTCGAATAAGGCGGCCGGCGAGTTCTACACGCCGAGGATGGTCATCACGTTGATGATGCGGATCCTCAAGCCGCAGGAGAGGGAGAGCATCTATGACCCGGCGGTGGGGACGGCCGGGATGCTGCTGGAGGCCCTTTCCTATGTGCAGGAGCATGGGGGGGACATCAACCTCCTCCACCTCTACGGGCAGGAGAAGAATATGACCACCTCCTCGATCGCCCGGATGAACCTGATCCTGCACGGCCGCGAGGATTTCCAGATCGTGCGGGGGGACACGCTCCGGAACCCGGCGTTTGTGGAGCAGGACCGTCTCCAGACCTTCGACTGCGTGGTGGCAAACCCGCCTTTCTCCCTGAAGAAGTGGGGGGAGGAGGTCTGGGAACACGATCCCTATGGCCGGAATTTTGCCGGGATGCCGCCCCAGAGTTATGGCGATTTCGCCTGGGTCCAGCACATGATCGCCTCGATGGCGAAGCCGAACGGGCGGATGGCGATCGTGTTGCCGCAGGGTGCGCTTTTCCGGAAGGGTGCCGAGGGGCGGATCAGAAAGGCGCTCCTGGAGATGGACCTGCTGGAGGCGGTGATCGGTCTTGGACCGAACCTCTTCTACGGGACGACGCTTGCGGCGTGCATTCTGGTTTTCAGGTGGCAGAAGGAGGAGCGTCTCCGGGGCCGGGTGCTCTTCATCGATGCATCGGATGAGTACCAGAAGGGGCGGAACCAGAACCAGCTCTGTCCTGAGCATGTGGGCCGGATCTCTGCCTGGTACGAGGGGTGCCAGGACGTGCCGGGTGCGGTGCGGGTGGCGACGCTCGACGAGATCAGGGGAGAGGACCATAACCTGAACATCTCGCTCTATGTCGAGCCTGTGGTCGAGGAGGACCCGATGACGGTCGAAGAAGGCCTTACACGGGTGAAGGATGCGGCGGCCGCGTGCACCGAGGCCGAGGAGCGGTTGAAGAGGTTGCTTGCCGAGGAGGGGGTGGTCTGA